In the genome of Macellibacteroides fermentans, one region contains:
- a CDS encoding cell division protein FtsQ/DivIB, whose translation MIRALSIVVATLLFAYIVFVSFYFREKRHNPRCHDLEIVVEDSLDKHFVSESDIIAILRQADLNPIDKRARKVNTNKIEAELLKNQMIARVEAYNTPSGTVKLEVTQKVPILRIMSVRGNYYVDNEGSTMPVSPRYVAHVPIATGYIEKELAITDLYKFALFLQKDEFWNDQIDQIFVHPDGETELIPRVGSHRIVLGTLDDFETKFQNLKLFYDQAIPIVGWEKYSVISLKYKNQIVCTKK comes from the coding sequence GTGATCCGCGCATTATCCATAGTAGTTGCCACGTTGTTGTTTGCCTACATCGTGTTTGTCTCTTTCTATTTCAGGGAAAAGAGACACAACCCTCGTTGTCACGACCTGGAGATTGTGGTGGAAGACAGCCTCGACAAACACTTTGTGAGCGAATCAGATATCATAGCCATACTCAGGCAAGCCGATCTGAACCCCATCGACAAACGGGCAAGAAAGGTTAACACCAACAAGATTGAGGCCGAACTGCTCAAGAACCAGATGATAGCCCGGGTGGAAGCCTATAACACCCCTTCCGGAACAGTCAAGCTGGAGGTAACGCAGAAAGTACCCATTCTGCGCATTATGAGTGTGCGGGGTAACTATTATGTGGATAACGAAGGCAGCACCATGCCAGTTAGTCCCCGCTACGTGGCCCACGTACCAATTGCAACCGGTTACATAGAAAAAGAGCTGGCTATTACCGATTTATATAAATTTGCATTATTTTTGCAAAAGGATGAGTTCTGGAATGATCAGATTGACCAGATATTTGTTCATCCCGACGGCGAAACAGAACTTATACCCCGGGTGGGAAGTCACCGGATCGTATTAGGTACACTGGACGATTTTGAAACCAAGTTTCAGAACCTGAAGCTGTTTTACGATCAGGCCATCCCTATCGTAGGATGGGAGAAATACAGTGTAATCAGTTTAAAATATAAGAATCAGATTGTTTGTACAAAAAAATAA
- the murC gene encoding UDP-N-acetylmuramate--L-alanine ligase, translating into MNIDKIKSVYFVGAGGIGMSALIRYFLSKGKLVAGYDKTPSDLTKQLNEEGALIHYDDNVDLIPEVCRNPLETLVVYTPAVPSTHTELSYFQSAGFEVMKRARVLGEITGCTRGLCVAGTHGKTTTSSMIAHLLKQSHVGCNAFLGGILKNYDSNLLLSETSDLTVIEADEYDRSFHWLTPYMAVITSADPDHLDIYGTAEAYRESFEKFTSLIRPDGCLLMRKGIAVTPRLNTGVSCYTYSASEDGDFHAENIRIGNGTIVFDFVSPDGVIKDVELGVPVKVNIENGVAAMAIAWLNGATEEELKDAMQTFQGPKRRFDFRMKTDRCVLIDDYAHHPEELKASIQSVKELYAGRKVTGIFQPHLFTRTRDFAPEFAASLSLLDELILLDIYPAREEPIPGVTSSIIFDRVTIPAKRLCTKAELPGIIEAGAYDVVLMVGAGDIDRLVEPVKQILEKR; encoded by the coding sequence ATGAATATAGATAAAATTAAATCGGTATATTTTGTAGGAGCCGGAGGTATCGGAATGAGCGCCTTGATCCGCTATTTCCTTTCTAAAGGCAAGCTGGTGGCAGGTTACGATAAAACCCCGTCCGATTTAACAAAACAACTTAATGAGGAGGGAGCTTTGATTCATTACGACGACAACGTGGACCTGATTCCCGAAGTCTGCCGCAACCCCCTCGAAACTCTGGTAGTCTACACCCCGGCTGTACCCTCCACCCATACGGAGCTAAGTTATTTTCAGTCGGCAGGCTTCGAAGTAATGAAGCGTGCCCGCGTATTGGGCGAGATTACCGGTTGTACCCGCGGACTCTGTGTGGCCGGTACCCATGGTAAAACAACCACCTCATCCATGATTGCGCATCTGCTTAAACAATCGCATGTGGGCTGCAACGCTTTTCTGGGCGGTATCCTGAAAAACTACGACAGCAACCTGTTATTGTCGGAAACCAGCGACCTTACGGTAATTGAAGCCGACGAGTACGACCGTTCGTTTCACTGGCTCACTCCCTATATGGCCGTAATCACGTCGGCCGACCCCGACCATCTTGATATCTACGGAACGGCTGAGGCATACCGCGAGAGCTTCGAGAAATTCACCTCCCTGATTCGTCCGGACGGATGCCTGCTTATGCGCAAAGGCATTGCCGTAACTCCCAGACTGAATACAGGCGTTTCATGTTATACCTATTCGGCTTCCGAGGATGGCGATTTCCATGCAGAAAACATCCGTATCGGAAACGGTACCATTGTGTTCGACTTTGTTTCGCCGGACGGAGTAATCAAAGATGTGGAACTGGGAGTTCCCGTTAAAGTAAATATAGAGAATGGCGTAGCCGCCATGGCCATCGCCTGGTTGAACGGCGCTACCGAAGAAGAATTAAAGGATGCCATGCAGACCTTTCAGGGACCAAAGCGCCGATTCGATTTCCGCATGAAAACGGACCGTTGTGTGCTGATAGACGATTATGCCCATCACCCCGAAGAGTTAAAGGCGAGTATTCAGTCGGTGAAGGAACTCTATGCCGGCAGAAAGGTTACCGGTATCTTCCAGCCGCACCTGTTTACCCGTACACGCGATTTTGCACCCGAGTTTGCCGCCAGTCTTTCGCTGCTGGACGAACTGATCCTGCTGGATATCTACCCTGCACGCGAAGAACCCATTCCGGGAGTAACCTCGTCCATCATCTTCGACCGGGTGACTATCCCTGCAAAGAGGCTTTGCACGAAAGCAGAACTGCCCGGTATCATCGAGGCAGGAGCGTATGATGTTGTACTGATGGTTGGAGCCGGCGATATAGACCGGTTGGTTGAACCTGTAAAACAAATATTGGAAAAACGGTGA